The following coding sequences lie in one Apium graveolens cultivar Ventura chromosome 3, ASM990537v1, whole genome shotgun sequence genomic window:
- the LOC141710883 gene encoding heavy metal-associated isoprenylated plant protein 23 has translation MGVGGTLEYISDMMSSGHSHKKRKQMQTVDLKVRMDCDGCELKVKKALSSLSGVKSVEINRKQQKVTVSGYVEANKVLKKAKSTGKKAEIWPYVPYNLVAQPYSAQAYDKKAPAGYVRKVENTAPSGTVTRYNEDPYINMFSDENPNACSVM, from the exons ATGGGTGTTGGAGGAACTTTGGAATACATATCTGATATGATGAGCAGTGGGCATAGTCATAAGAAGAGGAAACAGATGCAGACTgttgatctcaaagttagaatgGACTGTGATGGCTGTGAGCTTAAGGTCAAGAAAGCTTTGTCTTCTTTAAGCG GTGTAAAGTCTGTGGAGATAAACAGGAAGCAGCAGAAGGTGACTGTAAGTGGATACGTAGAAGCAAACAAGGTGTTGAAGAAGGCCAAGTCAACAGGAAAGAAAGCAGAGATATGGCCTTATGTACCCTACAACCTGGTAGCTCAGCCTTACTCTGCACAAGCTTATGATAAGAAAGCTCCTGCTGGTTATGTCAGGAAGGTTGAAAACACAGCACCAAGTGGGACTGTCACAAGATACAATGAGGACCCCTACATCAATATGTTTAGTGATGAAAACCCAAATGCGTGTTCTGTCATGTAA